Within Quercus lobata isolate SW786 chromosome 5, ValleyOak3.0 Primary Assembly, whole genome shotgun sequence, the genomic segment AAATTATAGAAGGCAAGTGACTGTATTTTGAGGGACGATAGCTTACATTATATAAGGCAGACCATTGTTGTTTTAGTGGTGATAGAGCCATGGTCATAGGGAAACACAAAGTCAACTCTGGTATATTCAAATGATGGCCACTCCATGGCAGAACATTTGGTTTTGGTGAAAGACTTGCTTTAATAGTCTCCGGCCTCAATTCCTAGCCACTCAGCTTGGATTTAATTGTTCGATCCTGATagtctatttttattttctgaaatgaAAATAGTCAAGGgctaagaagaaaattttaaaacttaggAAAATAAGCCTCACCAGATCAAAGTCACAGAGCCAAGATGCGTACTAAACTCTTGTGACATTACGTAAACTACCTTTCTAAAACTGATCATCATCAATATTCTCAGAACTCAAGCTTGGTGGGATGTAAGATCTAAAAACCTTTTCCATATTAGGACTTTTCATCAAATTATCACAAACAACTTCCCGAGACATGTCATGGAAAAATTGGTAGAATTTCTTACTGCAGACATAGCCAAATATCAGGGACAGTATGATGAGTGGAATTAGGAATGGTGCATAGTAGAATTCCATCATCCCAAAGGAACCAAACATAGTAACTTGGTATAGTATCAGAGCCGCTAATATGCGTTTATGCATGTGTTGCCACATCCTTCCATAGCTTTCGTAAGATGCAACATAAACTTTGAATGCCTGTCAGATAAAGCATAGGAAAGAAAACTATATTGACATGAAAAAAAGTGGGGAAAATAATTGAGCATGAGAGAGCTCAGAAAATAGCCTggtcaaataaaaattagaaactcaataaaaataatgaacCTTACCTGATTTCTAAGAATTAGCCATCCGAGGCCGAAGTAAACCACACCAAATGGAGCAATAATAGGACCCATAACAGAGTAGCAGAGGACAATTGTGAAGACCAACATGTCACTTGGAACCCTAGTTCCATACCCAAGATCTAAGGCAAGCGAAGCCTCCTTCAACTCGGACTCAGTCTTACACAGATACTTCCTCTTTAAATGGTATATAATTAGAGGAACTACTCTGGATAGTTCAAGACCATAGCCAACAAAGGACCTGGTAATCAAACAATTATTAAATTgaatgaaaagtgaaaaattgtTAGGATAATGCACGGATAGTGATGATAATTAGACAGGAATGTGTCTAATGCCCAAGCAAAAACTTAACCTCGTCTAAACAGATAGAAATGCAAAAGTAAAAGACCAAATAGTAGATGAAGACCAGCTATATCATCAAAATCCAGATCAGGAAGAATGGGATAAGCCAGATTTTGAGACAAAGGGTACTGTATGgcacaaagaaaataaaatagttccatttatattatatatcatGTGAGGGTGCACATCCACCTTTTAGACTTTAATCATGAAATATGTCATCACTACAGAACATGAACAAAAGAACCAGCTTCTCATTGACAAGAACATAATTTATTGGGGGGTAGGAAGGTtataaagtaaaaaagaaaaaaaaaaaataagaatttcaAAATCATGATCTTACACCAGAGCCACATAGGTCAGGAAGAATGTTGCATTGAGTGACACTCCAATGAAAACATCAAACactgaaataaaaatagttcCCTGAAGCAGCTCTCACTACATGACTCTCCGACAGAAGTCCCTCAGCCTTAGAGAGAAACAAAAGGAACTTAAGCAATAAAGCCGAAAAAATCATAAGTGCAAGCTAAGGGAGAAAAGCTTCCTACACTTCCTACACAATTGACTTTGAAAATGGTAGATATATCTTCAAATTTTCTAGTGTCGTGAGATCAGAAATAAATCCAAATGGAATCATGAAGAAATTATAGTCAAGGCCACAATGACATAGATGACATATTGCCGTACTTTACTCTGATCACGCTTGATTTTAAGATTAGTCCATATCAGTTGGCATGGTTCGGGAGCATTTGTAACTGTCCGTTTGTTAACTTTTTGAGCATGTAGACGCTGAGCTGCAGAAGCTGCAATCACCCTTCGCGTGAAGAAGACCAGAGCAGAATCTTGCTGCTTGTCTCTAAGAGTGTCTCTTTGTTCCATTTCCAGTTTTGGGTTTAGTTCAATAATCTTCTCATTATAGTACTATATGCTATCAACTTTTTTACCAATCAGACCAAGGAAGCCAATTCTATCCGTGGGCCTTACTCCTGGTTTGCCAGTTGTTTTAGACTGCATATATTGCTTCAGAATGTGCAAGCTTCTTCTTGTACACTTAAGAGAATCAAACAATGTAAACAAAATAGCATATAGCACctccaaaaatttataaacacaACATAAACCATTCAAATCAAATGACATAATCATCTGACATATGGTAGTTTTTTCTAATGCATCGTGAAAGCTTGCACATTTTAGTCTCAAATGCACTATTATCTAAAACTTGATCctttaaatatgaaatatcaatgtattatattaataatttagcATTATCAAAAGCTGAGAAATTActtaaaagaagaaagcaaattGCGCGGACAAATATATTACTTGTGCATAGGAAATAAGGAATCCCTCAAGTACTGTGCAATCTCTACCAGTCAAATTAACgcacaaaaagaaaagtacatagCAAAAAAATGCCTTACCTCTTTGTTGTTTGTGACCACCATAGATCTGTTAAATGTCTCGGGATAgatacttttaaaaaatgaatcaaCCTGTGCTTTTCTTGTTTGACCTACGGGGAATGGAGGTATGTCCCTAACAAGAACTGCAAATTGTTATGGTTTCACTTGAGGAGACATAAGAGCATCAGCTTTCAGTCCAGAGACATGCTTATAAGCCTTCCATAGGAGGTAATACGTGACAAATGAAACCCAACAAGTGGCTATAAGAAATGCCCAATAGGTTGACTCTTCGCCTGTATTTACAAAGAAACACAGAAAACTGAATTCAGAAGAAATGATCAGAAATAGATAGCTTAGTAACAAACAAAACAGAAGGCCATTAATAGTTTGAATTCATTAAGAAACGATATATTAGTTGGATGGCACCACCAGCTCTGCAAATTGTGCCCCTGAACATATTCATTTGATATGTTTGAGATAATATTTAGTGGTTGAGAAGCTTTACTATATGCACTTTGACAAGTCTAATAACCTATGTCCTGAGAGAATGAAAGAAATAGAACTATCCATCCAGAACATGAAAGGTAGTGTGGAATTAGGAAGCACGGGTGCGGATTTGGGTTCAGTTTCGGGTGTGGGTGCGGGTGCAGTAACTtggcaatttttaaaaaagtatgaTGCGAGTGCGGCGAaatacatttattaaaaaattattaaatatattttcatataatgGCCATTCAAACTTCACCTTAAAGAGTCTGTGCTTTTAAGTGTAGCatagataattaaaaaacataagtGTATCCTATAATTCTATAtagaaattataataataaaaaaaaaattgtataaaactcTTCCAGGTTACCTAATGACGGAAAAGGTTGCCAGTGGGCAGTGGCTTTATAAAAACTGGTAAGTTTCCCGTGCAATGCATGAataattttatgatattttatgtaaaacaGTTTTGGATAATGTTATGCATATATTTTAAcgaaaaagtaaactaaatttgagtaaagaaacatatacattttgaaatattaaaaattaattcaatagGTTCACTGCATATTTGTAGCATTCtcaaggtaatttttttttttttttttaaataatgaaaccAAAGATAAATGCAAAAAGTAACAAGGCCATGAAAATTACTAATTTGTGTTATATTCACATATTTCATTCCATGAAATGAAAGTATGCTCAACTCTCTCACGGTCTTCTACTCATCGATAGTACGACATTAAGACATGATATAGGCAAGTGTATTTTCATgtgtcttatagatgatttaaaattaaaccatgGTAGAATATGGCTTTACATTGTGCTCTAGatattctctctacttatatacccaaaacaaaaaatattcaacaaaattaccgaaacctaaatcatattgaAGCCCCTAATTTTAAatagattaaagaaaaaaattactcaTATGGGTTTCGGCGTCTTGATGATGGTGGGAGGCCAGTATAATAGATGTGGTAACCCTGGCTCTTACTCTTTTTGtctctttcaaatgttttgttagtttcaagtcttttattttggtaatatattgTGGAATAGTACGTTTTATTTGAtaatctataacatttttatgtctctctatctctcttcagGGCCTTATAtagttagttattactattagtctttaattattattatttattttgcctTTTTTAGAGAAAAGTGTGGTGTAAATTTAGGCAATTAATGAGATATTAATAAGATAACAGTAACATAAGTCAATGTGAACATAAGTTGATGTCATTTTGGCTGATTGCAAAGAGGGGTTGCAGAAAATTctaagagttcaagtccaacattgtTTTAGGGAGGCAAACAAATGCGTCGATGCCCTTGCTAGGAGAGGCGCTTTACTTTctcaagattttgttttttatcaatcCTCACAAGCTGATGTGGCGCTGTTAGTTAGCCTTGATGCTGTGGGCACTTTGTATGAGCATTTTTGCTCCCCTATTTCGTTTTTGTAGTTAATAAAAATTCTCCatgcttaccaaaaaaaaaaaaaaaaatgttaattgcaAAATTAGAGCACCACAAGATAGGAGGACCTCATACTCTCCCAATGaggtctatatatatatatatataattccaaCATTTATCgtattctatattattttttccttttctctttacCACTCACCTGTTaacacatttatatatattttattatttttttttaccttttctacTCCACACGTTTTCTGACACCTCCACTTCCCCTTTATAATCTCTCATCTTCAACCTcaactttctttgctttctacTTTTCTTTGGCTCTCTGTTCTTCAGTTTACATTGGCCACCTTGTATTTCTTCTCCACTTCTCACTCTCAATTCCCTCAAAATAACTAATCACTGCTAGATCAAACTCACCAATGTAAGCTGTACAGGTTTGCCTGAGTCTTtaaggtttttttcttttcttttcttttttctcttttcttttttttaacacatattTCAGCCCATTTCGGCACCCGAATTACCcgaatggaaaaaataaaaaaaataaaaaagacttgCTAAAGATGCTCGTGCAGTTGCGCTGACGGCCTCATGGCGCATCCGTGCGTGTTGAATGCGGGTGCAATATCCTTGGAGCCGCAACCGTGCTTCCATGGGCGGAGCCATGTTGAAGggtgggggggccatggccccccaaaattttgaaatttttttaaatatatataattattttaatgttttcaaaatttagtctacaaaaataaaagtggCCTCCCCtaagtatttgaattagtccaatgatgctttaaaaaaaaaaaaattggtctaatagttatagagacataactttatttttcgcaattctattttttattgtaaaatgtgcttttatatctgttaaatatttgaaaaagtttggcatcaaacatgtttgaatttatctttttcaatctATTATGTGAcgattaacaagtcattgactcattaaaaaattattgttactaAAACTAAACATTAAATGTctctttagttgccacataataGGTCAAAGCAAAATaacttcaaatatgtttggagcctAATTTGTTCTttcaagttttggatcattcttgtttttgaaaattacattagttcaattgaataattttacttacattagtataaaatttgataatttttatagaaaatgaaactttttaagaatttcactatgaaaattgtgaaaatgtattttattaatttaatgaaagatagccatcaaacataattttgattgaaaatattaagctctttttttgttgggtgtgtgtatatatataacttatcaaataaaaaagtgtgtgtatataataaaaaaaccatgtgtatttatgtgtgtgtgtgtgtatagagttgtcttgataaatatattagtgtttcaacttggcccccccaaacaaaaattcctggCTCCGCCCCTGCGTGCTTCCTAGGTGTAGAATACTTTAACATGTCCCATGTATAACTTGTTAAGGTCTCTGAAAGTCCCATTGCTTGTAGTTGCTCTAGTGGAATTCACAATGCCACGTGGGCTAAAATCGTGCTTTCACAAACACGATTTCAATTAAAACTgtaaattcattatttcaaaacactatttcacaattttacaattttagcTAAAATTGGGTTTCAAAACACGATTTCAAAGAGAGTGTACAAAATATGCAATGATAGTGTATaacaagatttttctttttataaattatggaACAAGCAATAACATTTAGTTGTCTCTATCacttccaatatatatatatatatatatatatatatgcaatctCTAGTCTCTACATTAACAAACTCAGAATCTCAAATTAACTTTTCTagtaaaaaaatctcaaattaattttttcttgttgttttggtccgtcttatttctctctctctctctcaattgttTTCCCCTTTGCTTTCTATTAACGTTTTTGTTgttatcatcaaattttttacttttaataattgttgtcaaataaaattttagtctctTAATTATTGGAAATAATTTCGCAATTTCTTGGCAAAGATGCAAAACAATACCAAGCTCTGGCAATATGATCTAGTTCCAAATTTCAATTCATCCCAACCCTATTCAAACCGAAAATTTATGTGGTTTGACAATATGCTTACCTTCATATAATTGTAGCAATTTCACAAtattagagagaaaaatacaTATAGCAAACTCTATTTCTGAAGGAATAAATATATTCCTCAAACAGAGTccaaaaaaagggtaaaaaacaGTTCAAGTTAACAAAACTGTCAAAACTGAACTCCACGAGCCCAACAAAGTgatgaatgaaatattattgaTGATCAAAAAACACAATACAAAGCTGAGCTAAGAGCCAAAAGGCTCAGCACTGTTTCAATGCAGAACATTTTCTTTACAAATAAGAACAGTACTAAAACAAAACAGAAGAtctaaacttttttgttttttgtttttttgttttggatgaaTAACACACCTAAACTCAATCTATGAAATAACATGGCCAACAATAACTGTAATATAATCTCTCTTTCCTCCGCCGTGCTTCAGTCCAGCCAGCCGTGCAGCTTGTGCAAATGGGCTATCAACATTTTCATCCATGGAATTGAACAATGCCAAGTGTGCAATAGTGGAAGCCAACTTCTCTGTGTTTACACCTTCCAAAGTGCCCTTACTGATAATATCTTCGATTTCTGCAGTGAACATATTGTCTAGAAGCCCACCATTACCGAAAACTATAATGTCTCCAGGTAATAAACGTTCCACTGTTGTTGCAATAGCTGAACATGGCTTATCACATGTCATGCTATTTCCCAACTGGTACGGATAGTTAAAACCATGTTGTTGTATCAGCGATTTATATACACATTTACTGTTCCTGAAAATCATAAACCCACTGTTTCCCACATTGATAGCACGTAAATAATAATCCGTGAAAGTCACAATACAAGCCGTGGATGAAACCATAGCCTTGGTATTCAAGAAACCTTCCTCCAAAGCTTGTCTTAAGTCCACAATACGATTGAGTGGTGGTTGTTGCTTTTGGACTGCGGTCACAACATTGGACATCAGTTGGCGTGCGTATTTTCCAGCGTCTATGCCATATCTAGCCAAACCGCCAACACCGTCAGCCATGCCAATAGTGTTCTTCTCCGCACAGATAAAGTGAGCATTGTTGCCTTCAGATTGAGGATTTCCTCCTTTGTCCTTAGGGGTGTAGTACGAACCAAAACTCACCCTCATACATCGTCTTTCTTGTTCCTGCAGGACAGGAATTAACACCACAGGAATTAACACCACTTTTCCATCAACAAGTTGTTTCTTGAAGATCATGTTGGAcgcaaataaagaaaaaacctaCGAGAAATTTTGGAGTTGGAGAGGAGGTAGAAATAAAGGGTTTGAGTTAAAATTATATAGATTGTTCCTCCTCTTGGCTAGTTTTAGTTGGAATAAGTGTTCCTGATATTTAGATAATGTTCCTAATATTTagcgaaaaaatataaatagataatgttaatgtgtttttttattatcagaggttttgaggtttgtatttttatatactcTTGTTCTATTGGGATTCTGAAATCTTCAAAGCaatttatgatttaaaatatatatatatatatatatatatatctaacttttgttttattttttaaattttagtttttaattacCTGGCAATATAAagtcaaaaaaagagaaactcGAATTAAAGTGGAGAAAATAGAGTCGGTGGGTCACCGCGCTTAAATGAGAATGCTACAGGTCCAATACTCTCCAACGATCATATTATAAGTTTATACTACACTCAAATCAATTTATTCTTCTTGTGGTTTTTACCTCTGTTTTTCTCTATCTCAAGTATTTTCCTCTTTTGTTTTCTAATAACgtttttcttgttgttgttgttaaataaGAGTTTTCTAGTCTCTTAATTATTGGAAATCTATACAATTTTTGTGACTATAATATGCTaaagattgttgttgttgttaaatgaaagtttgaaaccatgggttattttttaattatggttTCAAACTCTCATTTGATATAGTTTGTGGAATTAATTGAGAATTACGGCTTCCTTCTTTTATATGTGTGtgattatagtttttttttttttttttaatttgagaaataAACTAATTGTTAAACACATACACACTTAATCACACTTTCTTATCAAGTTTAAACACATTACTTAACCCAAAGTACCACTACAAAAGGGTCTTGTGATTATAGAATTTGATTAGGATTTTTGTGAATTATActtgaattttataattatttaaataaaaaaagcaaaaagaaaagagagagagagagagagagagagagagagagagagagaaagccaTTAATAGTGAGGACTCTTTGCCTGCATTTACAAAGAAACACAGAAAACTGAATTCAGAAGAAATGATCAGGAATAGATAGCTCactaacaaacaaaatagaaagCCATTAATAGTTTGAATTCATTACGAAACAATATATTAGTTGGATGACACCACCAGCTCTGCAAATTGTGCCGCTGAACATATtcatttgatatttttgagaTA encodes:
- the LOC115990704 gene encoding probable protein phosphatase 2C 55, coding for MIFKKQLVDGKVVLIPVVLIPVLQEQERRCMRVSFGSYYTPKDKGGNPQSEGNNAHFICAEKNTIGMADGVGGLARYGIDAGKYARQLMSNVVTAVQKQQPPLNRIVDLRQALEEGFLNTKAMVSSTACIVTFTDYYLRAINVGNSGFMIFRNSKCVYKSLIQQHGFNYPYQLGNSMTCDKPCSAIATTVERLLPGDIIVFGNGGLLDNMFTAEIEDIISKGTLEGVNTEKLASTIAHLALFNSMDENVDSPFAQAARLAGLKHGGGKRDYITVIVGHVIS